The following are encoded in a window of Streptomyces sp. Go-475 genomic DNA:
- a CDS encoding ricin-type beta-trefoil lectin domain protein: MQSPYPPRPPYPPRPGARPAESDRNLLARVGEPGEGPRAVALLLARHWRAVYEYAVICLASSADSASMAAAAAFRRELALPGGGALRPRLLAAVRDTVGEWAADDGISGVLPELRKTVGARGLRAARSVTPERRRLAERAFRALPGASQCLLWHTEVEAEPISVPAGLLGVDAGTASAALEQAREQFRAGCVRAHRELAPTRECRYYNRLLDVPMRRGGALLPDVQRHLMACRYCRHAAEQLSHFEGGLEDLLVETVLGWGARRYLASRPGRDGGQGALTAGGRHRLRARALPAGGRPGTPRRHTKALAAAIGVTSLVLLATLLAARGWSEEGGTAGPQATWGAVSGHSVEPDTGGPSSAEPSSADAPSNASAGSPAEVARGRLRNLDAGLCLDVRGGRGRADTRVVLAACSTESPQWSYQEDGLLRSAADPTRCLDSDPAAGSVVLAGCLVHAGVVRYDLTVRGELLPRAGKGLAVAPGKGRSVIVTGRDGSAAQRWALEPAIAPEDTGPSRKNRAQDAPPKTRPEQSPPYADAPPGQRPEPPRTTPEGPPPKRYETRVAQVGCCGEAEPEPAPDAAGGPGTDVLGAAPATVTDTVTTLHSAVLR; this comes from the coding sequence GTGCAATCCCCCTACCCCCCACGCCCGCCGTACCCGCCGCGCCCCGGAGCGAGGCCCGCGGAGTCCGACCGCAATCTCCTCGCCCGGGTGGGCGAGCCCGGTGAGGGCCCGCGCGCCGTCGCGCTGTTGCTGGCGCGGCACTGGCGGGCGGTCTACGAGTACGCCGTCATCTGTCTGGCCTCCTCGGCGGATTCCGCGTCGATGGCGGCCGCCGCCGCGTTCCGCCGGGAACTCGCCCTGCCGGGCGGCGGCGCACTGCGCCCGCGCCTGCTCGCGGCCGTGCGGGACACCGTCGGGGAGTGGGCGGCCGACGACGGCATTTCCGGAGTACTGCCGGAACTCCGCAAAACCGTCGGCGCCCGTGGTCTGCGCGCCGCCCGGTCCGTGACACCCGAAAGGCGGCGCCTCGCCGAGCGCGCATTCCGGGCCCTTCCGGGAGCGTCCCAATGCCTGCTCTGGCACACGGAGGTGGAGGCCGAGCCCATATCCGTACCGGCCGGTCTGCTGGGCGTGGACGCCGGTACCGCCTCGGCCGCGCTGGAGCAGGCGCGCGAGCAATTCCGGGCGGGATGCGTGCGGGCGCACCGGGAACTCGCGCCGACGCGGGAATGCCGCTACTACAACCGGCTGCTGGACGTTCCGATGCGCCGCGGCGGGGCCTTGCTGCCGGATGTGCAACGCCATCTCATGGCCTGCCGCTACTGCCGGCACGCCGCCGAGCAACTCAGCCATTTCGAGGGCGGTTTGGAGGACCTGCTCGTCGAGACCGTGCTCGGCTGGGGCGCCCGCCGCTACCTCGCGTCACGGCCCGGCCGCGACGGGGGCCAGGGCGCCCTGACGGCCGGTGGCCGCCATCGCCTCCGGGCCCGTGCGCTGCCGGCCGGCGGACGCCCCGGGACGCCGAGACGGCACACGAAGGCGCTGGCCGCCGCGATCGGGGTGACCTCCCTCGTGCTGCTCGCGACGCTGCTCGCCGCGCGGGGCTGGTCGGAGGAGGGCGGCACGGCCGGCCCGCAGGCCACCTGGGGAGCGGTCAGCGGCCACTCCGTCGAGCCGGACACCGGGGGTCCCTCGTCCGCGGAGCCGTCCTCGGCCGACGCGCCCTCGAACGCCTCCGCGGGCAGCCCCGCCGAAGTGGCCCGCGGGCGGCTGCGCAACCTCGACGCCGGCCTGTGCCTCGACGTCCGGGGCGGCCGGGGCCGGGCCGACACCCGCGTCGTGCTGGCCGCCTGCTCCACCGAGTCCCCGCAGTGGTCGTACCAGGAAGACGGCCTGCTGCGCAGTGCCGCCGACCCCACCCGCTGCCTCGACTCCGACCCGGCGGCGGGCTCGGTCGTCCTGGCCGGTTGCCTGGTGCACGCCGGAGTCGTGCGCTACGACCTGACCGTGCGCGGCGAACTCCTGCCCCGCGCCGGCAAGGGGCTGGCCGTCGCCCCCGGCAAGGGCCGGAGCGTGATCGTCACCGGGCGCGACGGCTCCGCCGCCCAACGCTGGGCGCTGGAACCGGCGATCGCCCCCGAGGACACGGGACCGTCCCGGAAGAACCGCGCCCAGGACGCCCCTCCGAAGACACGGCCGGAGCAGAGCCCCCCGTACGCCGACGCCCCGCCCGGGCAGCGTCCCGAACCGCCGCGGACCACGCCCGAGGGACCGCCGCCCAAGCGGTACGAGACGCGTGTCGCACAGGTGGGGTGCTGCGGTGAGGCGGAGCCGGAACCGGCCCCCGACGCCGCGGGCGGGCCCGGCACCGACGTACTCGGCGCCGCACCGGCCACCGTGACCGACACCGTGACGACGCTCCACTCGGCTGTGCTGCGGTAG
- a CDS encoding undecaprenyl-diphosphate phosphatase, translating to MSWFESLILGLVQGLTEFLPVSSSAHLRLTAAFSGWEDPGAAFTAITQIGTEAAVLIYFRKDIGRIISAWTRSLTNKALRSDPDARMGWLVIVGSIPIGVLGVTLKDQIEGPFRDLRITATMLIGMGIVLGVADRLAARDESGGRHRAPKQRKALEDLGVRDGLIYGVCQAMALIPGVSRSGATISGGLFMGYKREAAARYSFLLAIPAVLASGLFELKDATEGGHVSWGPTIFATVIAFAVGYAVIAWFMKFISTKSFMPFVYYRIALGIVIIALVSMGALSPHAAESAG from the coding sequence ATGTCTTGGTTCGAATCACTCATCCTCGGACTCGTCCAGGGGCTGACCGAGTTCCTGCCCGTCTCCTCCAGCGCCCATCTGCGTCTGACGGCGGCCTTCTCGGGCTGGGAGGACCCGGGCGCTGCCTTCACGGCGATCACGCAGATCGGCACGGAGGCCGCCGTGCTGATCTACTTCCGCAAGGACATCGGACGGATCATCTCGGCCTGGACGCGCTCGCTCACGAACAAGGCGCTGCGCAGCGACCCCGACGCGCGGATGGGCTGGCTCGTGATCGTCGGCTCGATCCCGATCGGCGTGCTCGGCGTGACGCTGAAGGACCAGATCGAGGGGCCCTTCCGCGACCTGCGGATCACCGCGACGATGCTGATCGGCATGGGCATCGTCCTCGGCGTCGCCGACCGGCTCGCGGCACGTGACGAGAGCGGCGGCCGCCACCGCGCCCCCAAGCAGCGCAAGGCCCTGGAGGACCTGGGCGTCCGCGACGGCCTCATCTACGGCGTCTGCCAGGCCATGGCGCTCATCCCGGGCGTCTCCCGCTCCGGCGCCACCATCAGCGGCGGCCTGTTCATGGGCTACAAGCGCGAGGCCGCGGCCCGCTACTCCTTCCTGCTCGCCATCCCCGCGGTGCTCGCCTCCGGCCTGTTCGAGCTCAAGGACGCGACGGAGGGCGGACACGTCTCCTGGGGTCCGACGATCTTCGCCACGGTCATCGCCTTCGCGGTCGGCTACGCGGTGATCGCCTGGTTCATGAAGTTCATCTCGACCAAGAGCTTCATGCCGTTCGTCTACTACCGCATCGCGCTCGGCATCGTCATCATCGCCCTGGTCAGCATGGGTGCCCTGAGCCCGCACGCGGCCGAGTCGGCGGGCTGA
- the tuf gene encoding elongation factor Tu, whose translation MSKTAYVRTKPHLNIGTMGHVDHGKTTLTAAITKVLADRGTGAFVPFDRIDRAPEEAARGITINIAHVEYETDTRHYAHVDMPGHADYVKNMVTGAAQLDGAILVVSALDGIMPQTAEHVLLARQVGVDHIVVALNKADAGDEELTDLVELEVRDLLTAHGYGGDSVPVVRVSGLKALEGDPRWTASIEALLDAVDTYVPMPERYVDAPFLLPVENVLTITGRGTVVTGAVERGVVRVGDKVEVLGASVETVVTGLETFGKPMEEAQAGDNVALLLRGVPRDAVRRGHVVAAPGSVVPSRRFTAQVYVLSAREGGRTTAVSSGYRPQFYIRTADVVGVVDLGEAAVARPGDTVVMAVELGRDVPLEAGLGFAIREGGRTVGAGTVTVVG comes from the coding sequence ATGTCCAAGACGGCCTACGTCCGTACGAAACCGCATCTCAACATCGGCACCATGGGTCATGTCGACCACGGCAAGACCACCCTGACCGCCGCCATCACCAAGGTCCTCGCCGACCGCGGCACCGGCGCGTTCGTGCCGTTCGACCGGATCGACCGGGCGCCCGAGGAGGCGGCGCGCGGCATCACCATCAACATCGCGCACGTCGAGTACGAGACCGACACCCGGCACTACGCGCACGTAGACATGCCGGGCCACGCCGACTACGTCAAGAACATGGTCACCGGCGCCGCGCAGCTGGACGGGGCGATCCTCGTCGTCTCCGCGCTGGACGGGATCATGCCGCAGACCGCCGAACACGTCCTGCTCGCCCGGCAGGTGGGCGTCGACCACATCGTGGTCGCCCTCAACAAGGCCGACGCGGGCGACGAGGAGCTGACCGACCTGGTCGAGCTGGAGGTGCGCGACCTGCTCACCGCGCACGGCTACGGCGGTGACTCCGTGCCCGTCGTACGCGTCTCGGGGCTGAAGGCGCTGGAGGGGGACCCGCGGTGGACGGCGTCGATCGAGGCGCTGCTCGACGCGGTGGACACCTACGTGCCGATGCCGGAGCGGTATGTGGACGCGCCGTTCCTGCTGCCGGTGGAGAACGTGCTGACCATCACCGGCCGGGGGACCGTGGTCACCGGTGCGGTGGAGCGGGGCGTGGTGCGGGTCGGGGACAAGGTCGAGGTGCTCGGGGCCTCGGTCGAGACGGTGGTCACGGGACTGGAGACCTTCGGCAAGCCGATGGAGGAGGCGCAGGCCGGGGACAACGTGGCGCTGCTGCTGCGGGGGGTTCCCCGGGACGCCGTCCGGCGGGGGCATGTCGTGGCCGCGCCGGGGAGCGTGGTGCCGAGCCGTCGCTTCACCGCGCAGGTGTATGTGCTGTCCGCGCGGGAGGGCGGTCGTACGACGGCTGTCTCCAGTGGGTACCGGCCGCAGTTCTACATCCGTACGGCGGATGTGGTGGGGGTCGTCGACCTCGGTGAGGCGGCGGTGGCCCGGCCTGGTGACACGGTGGTCATGGCCGTGGAGCTGGGGCGGGACGTGCCGTTGGAGGCGGGGCTCGGGTTCGCCATCCGTGAGGGTGGGCGGACTGTGGGCGCCGGGACCGTGACCGTGGTGGGCTGA
- a CDS encoding thiolase family protein, whose amino-acid sequence MRDAVIVEAVRTPIGKGKPGGALAHVHPVELLAHTLRALVERSGVDPALIDDVIGGTVDQVGEQAMNTTRYAVLSAGFPESVPATTVDRQCGSSQQAVHFAAQGVLSGAYDLVVACGVESMSRVPMWSNVPEGKDPFGPGVAQRYPEGLVPQGVSAELIAAKWSIGREQLDAFAVSSHQKAVAAWENGLFDAEVAPLEGVTRDECVRPGSSTDVLAGLKPAYYDPGFAERFPQIEWNITAGNASPLNDGASAVLVTSSETAARLGLRPLARLHSFAVTGSDPLLMLTGVVPATEKVLRRASLTLDDIDLFEVNEAFSSVVLAWQQETGADLGRVNVHGGAIALGHPLGASGTRLTTTLVHAMRERGARYALQTMCEAGGLANAMVLERV is encoded by the coding sequence ATGCGTGACGCAGTGATCGTCGAAGCCGTACGCACCCCGATCGGCAAGGGCAAGCCGGGCGGCGCCCTCGCGCACGTCCACCCCGTGGAACTGCTCGCCCACACCCTGCGCGCGCTCGTCGAGCGCTCCGGCGTCGACCCGGCGCTGATCGACGACGTCATCGGCGGCACCGTCGACCAGGTCGGCGAGCAGGCCATGAACACCACCCGCTACGCCGTCCTGTCCGCGGGCTTCCCGGAGTCGGTGCCCGCGACCACCGTCGACCGCCAGTGCGGCTCCTCCCAGCAGGCCGTGCACTTCGCGGCGCAGGGTGTCCTCTCGGGCGCGTACGACCTCGTCGTGGCGTGCGGGGTGGAGTCGATGAGCCGGGTGCCGATGTGGTCGAACGTGCCGGAAGGCAAGGACCCCTTCGGCCCCGGGGTCGCCCAGCGCTACCCGGAGGGGCTCGTCCCACAGGGCGTCAGCGCCGAGCTGATCGCCGCCAAGTGGTCGATCGGCCGCGAGCAGCTGGACGCCTTCGCGGTCTCCTCCCACCAGAAGGCCGTCGCGGCCTGGGAGAACGGGCTCTTCGACGCCGAGGTCGCGCCCCTGGAAGGCGTCACGCGCGACGAGTGCGTACGGCCCGGCAGCTCCACCGACGTCCTCGCCGGGCTCAAGCCCGCCTACTACGACCCCGGCTTCGCCGAGCGCTTCCCGCAGATCGAGTGGAACATCACGGCCGGCAACGCCAGCCCCCTCAACGACGGCGCCTCGGCGGTGCTCGTCACCTCCAGCGAGACGGCGGCCCGGCTCGGGCTGCGCCCCCTCGCCCGGCTGCACAGCTTCGCCGTCACCGGCTCCGACCCGCTGCTGATGCTCACGGGCGTCGTCCCGGCGACCGAGAAGGTGCTGCGCCGGGCGTCACTGACCCTGGACGACATCGACCTGTTCGAGGTCAACGAGGCGTTCTCCAGCGTCGTCCTGGCCTGGCAGCAGGAGACCGGCGCCGACCTCGGCCGGGTCAACGTGCACGGCGGCGCCATCGCGCTCGGCCATCCGCTGGGCGCGAGCGGCACCCGGCTGACGACGACCCTCGTGCACGCCATGCGGGAACGGGGCGCCCGGTACGCGCTCCAGACCATGTGCGAGGCGGGCGGGCTCGCCAACGCCATGGTGCTGGAACGGGTGTGA
- a CDS encoding DUF4442 domain-containing protein — protein MSADQMSIGEMLAATVPMARTLNLEFLETTPERAVVSLPDQSEYHNHVGGPHAGAMFTLGESASGAIVLAAFGDQLSRAVPLAVSAEIAYKKLAMGAVTATATLGRPAAEVVAELDAGERPEFPVAVAIQRADGAVTGEMTVVWTLRPNG, from the coding sequence ATGAGCGCAGACCAGATGTCCATCGGCGAGATGCTCGCCGCCACGGTGCCGATGGCCCGGACCCTGAACCTCGAGTTCCTCGAGACCACGCCGGAGCGGGCCGTGGTGTCGCTGCCGGACCAGAGCGAGTACCACAACCACGTGGGCGGCCCGCACGCCGGTGCGATGTTCACGCTGGGCGAGTCCGCGAGCGGGGCGATCGTGCTGGCCGCGTTCGGGGACCAGCTCTCGCGTGCCGTGCCGCTCGCCGTCAGCGCCGAGATCGCCTACAAGAAGCTGGCGATGGGCGCCGTCACCGCCACCGCCACCCTCGGCCGCCCGGCCGCCGAGGTCGTCGCGGAACTGGACGCCGGTGAGCGTCCGGAGTTCCCGGTGGCCGTCGCCATCCAGCGTGCCGATGGTGCCGTGACGGGGGAGATGACGGTGGTGTGGACGCTGCGGCCCAACGGCTGA
- a CDS encoding helix-turn-helix domain-containing protein has product MAASKDPRPCSIADTLALVGEKYSLLVLREVCLGNGRFDQLVRNIGAPRDILATRLRRLVDAGILTKRPYSERPQRFEYRPTQAGLELEPVLLTLMAWGDRHLRTDGDRPMVVEHSCGRPLAPAVTCRACGDEVRHEDLTARPQAPGWTVTGPTAA; this is encoded by the coding sequence ATGGCCGCCAGCAAAGATCCGCGCCCCTGCTCCATCGCCGACACCCTGGCGCTCGTCGGGGAGAAGTACTCCCTGCTCGTGCTGCGGGAGGTGTGCCTCGGCAACGGCCGGTTCGACCAACTGGTGCGCAACATCGGCGCCCCGCGCGACATCCTCGCCACGCGGCTGCGCCGGCTCGTGGACGCCGGGATCCTGACCAAGCGGCCCTACAGCGAGCGCCCGCAGCGCTTCGAGTACCGGCCGACGCAGGCGGGCCTGGAGCTGGAGCCGGTGCTGCTGACCCTCATGGCCTGGGGAGACCGCCACCTCCGCACGGACGGCGACCGCCCGATGGTCGTGGAGCACTCCTGCGGCCGGCCGCTCGCCCCGGCCGTCACCTGCCGGGCCTGCGGCGACGAGGTGCGCCACGAGGACCTCACGGCCCGCCCGCAGGCACCCGGCTGGACCGTCACCGGACCGACGGCGGCCTGA
- a CDS encoding DUF4291 domain-containing protein, which yields MNDQNEPRFRVRARHTESTLTVYQAYRPEIGGPAARDGRFPPTWKRERMTWIKPSFLWMMYRCGWGTKEGQETVLAIEISREGFHWALRHACLSHYVPALHGDRADWKRQLRLAPARVQWDPERDLRLNPLPHRSLQLGLAGEAAARYADEWIVGIEDVTPLAAEVRGRVRAGELDAAAALLPGERPYDLDDEVLAPLRA from the coding sequence ATGAACGACCAGAACGAACCGAGATTCCGGGTCCGCGCCCGCCACACCGAGTCCACGCTCACCGTGTACCAGGCCTACCGCCCGGAGATCGGCGGGCCCGCGGCCCGCGACGGCCGCTTCCCGCCGACCTGGAAGCGGGAGCGCATGACGTGGATCAAGCCGTCGTTCCTGTGGATGATGTACCGCTGCGGCTGGGGCACGAAGGAGGGCCAGGAGACGGTCCTGGCGATCGAGATCAGCCGCGAGGGCTTCCACTGGGCGCTGCGCCACGCCTGCCTGTCCCACTACGTGCCCGCCCTGCACGGCGACCGGGCCGACTGGAAGCGGCAGTTGAGGCTGGCGCCGGCCCGGGTGCAGTGGGATCCGGAGCGGGATCTGCGGCTGAATCCGCTGCCGCACCGGTCGCTCCAGCTGGGGCTCGCGGGGGAGGCGGCGGCCCGGTACGCGGACGAGTGGATCGTGGGGATCGAGGACGTCACGCCGCTCGCGGCGGAGGTCCGGGGGCGGGTGCGGGCGGGTGAACTCGACGCGGCTGCCGCGCTGTTGCCCGGGGAGCGGCCCTACGACCTCGACGACGAGGTGCTGGCGCCTCTGCGCGCCTGA
- a CDS encoding fused MFS/spermidine synthase, translating to MKEAIPVARTVDHGFAKLMPDIDRDRAWLLTVDGAPQSYVDLDDPTHLEFEYARRLGHVLDVVAEPGRALDVVHLGGGALTLPRYVAVTRPGSRQDVVEADRGLLELVAERLPLPEEARVALHAADARAWVEGAAARSADVVVADVFGGSRVPAHLTSVAYVEQAARVLRGSGVYLANLPDAAPFAFLRSQLATLATAFEELVLIAEPGVLRGRRFGNAVLVAGHRPVDVAALTRLMAADAFPARVEHGAALREFIGGARPVRDEEAVPSPEPPDGAFGIG from the coding sequence GTGAAGGAAGCCATCCCCGTCGCCCGGACCGTCGATCACGGGTTCGCCAAGCTCATGCCCGACATCGACCGGGACCGGGCCTGGCTGCTGACGGTCGACGGGGCGCCGCAGTCGTACGTCGATCTGGACGACCCGACGCACCTGGAGTTCGAGTACGCGCGGCGGCTCGGGCACGTGCTGGACGTCGTGGCCGAGCCGGGGCGGGCGCTGGACGTGGTGCACCTCGGGGGCGGGGCGCTCACGCTGCCCCGGTACGTGGCCGTGACGCGGCCGGGCTCCCGGCAGGACGTCGTGGAGGCCGACCGGGGGCTGCTGGAGCTGGTGGCCGAGCGACTGCCGCTGCCCGAGGAGGCCCGCGTCGCGCTGCACGCGGCGGACGCCCGGGCCTGGGTGGAAGGCGCGGCCGCCCGGTCCGCCGACGTCGTCGTCGCCGACGTCTTCGGCGGGTCCCGGGTGCCCGCCCACCTCACGTCCGTCGCCTACGTGGAACAGGCCGCGCGGGTGCTGCGGGGGAGCGGGGTGTACCTCGCGAATCTTCCCGACGCCGCGCCGTTCGCCTTTCTGCGGTCGCAACTCGCCACCCTCGCGACCGCGTTCGAGGAACTCGTGCTGATCGCCGAGCCGGGGGTGCTGCGGGGGCGGCGGTTCGGCAACGCCGTGCTCGTCGCCGGGCACCGGCCCGTCGACGTCGCCGCCCTGACCCGCCTCATGGCCGCCGACGCCTTCCCGGCCCGGGTCGAACACGGCGCCGCACTGCGGGAGTTCATCGGCGGGGCGCGTCCGGTGCGGGACGAGGAGGCGGTGCCGTCACCCGAGCCCCCCGACGGGGCGTTCGGCATCGGCTGA
- a CDS encoding VTT domain-containing protein — translation MLDATTRSGGTATASPRAATAELAVAASPATTASPAAPTGFAARCTRVLLSPWSRLSLLVALLAGAACTMLLFEPQRLLTQGWPPQLSGAAAALVFAVAYGVCTVAFVPRPLLNLAGGALFGSQVGLGVALAGTVLGAGIAFCLGRALGQEALRPLLRGRWLKAADGQLSRHGFRSMLAVRLFPGVPFWAANYCAAVSRMGLLPFLLATGLGSIPNTAAYAVAGARASTPTSPAFLIALACIALPALAGVVVAWRKRHQLRRL, via the coding sequence ATGCTCGATGCCACCACCCGCTCTGGGGGCACCGCCACGGCCTCTCCCCGGGCCGCCACCGCGGAGCTCGCCGTCGCCGCTTCCCCGGCGACGACCGCCTCGCCCGCCGCACCCACCGGTTTCGCCGCCCGCTGCACGAGAGTTCTGCTCTCGCCGTGGTCGCGGCTGTCGCTGCTCGTCGCCCTGCTCGCCGGGGCCGCCTGCACGATGCTGCTGTTCGAGCCCCAGCGGCTGCTGACGCAGGGCTGGCCGCCCCAGCTGAGCGGAGCCGCCGCGGCGCTGGTGTTCGCGGTGGCCTACGGGGTGTGCACCGTGGCGTTCGTACCGAGGCCGCTGCTGAACCTCGCGGGGGGTGCCCTGTTCGGTTCGCAGGTCGGCCTCGGCGTGGCCCTGGCGGGCACGGTGCTGGGCGCCGGGATCGCCTTCTGCCTGGGCCGGGCGCTGGGTCAGGAGGCCCTGCGGCCGCTGCTGCGCGGGCGCTGGCTGAAGGCGGCGGACGGCCAGCTCAGCCGGCACGGCTTCCGCTCGATGCTGGCGGTGCGGCTGTTCCCCGGAGTGCCGTTCTGGGCCGCGAACTACTGTGCCGCCGTCTCCCGCATGGGCCTGCTGCCCTTCCTGCTGGCCACCGGCCTCGGTTCGATCCCGAACACCGCCGCCTACGCGGTCGCCGGCGCCCGTGCCTCGACGCCGACGTCACCGGCCTTCCTGATCGCCCTGGCCTGCATCGCCCTGCCGGCGCTGGCGGGCGTGGTGGTGGCCTGGCGCAAGCGGCACCAGCTGCGCCGCCTCTGA
- a CDS encoding glycoside hydrolase family 3 C-terminal domain-containing protein encodes MTDTVPRIPRRSALRLLGGAIAVAAAATGGPTAPPRAHARDGDAPGAGARVDALLARLTLDEKISLLHGATDPRPLGQAGYLPGVERLGIPPLRLADGPAGVRVTRHATALPAPVMLASAFDPELARRYGQVIGREGRALGQDVLLSPMVNLIRTPYAGRNFETFSEDPLLSAHLVAAEIEGIQGEGLIATVKHFALNNQEHDRMSVDVRVDERTLHETELRGFEAAVAAGAGAVMGAYNKVNGTFACENAALLTGVLRERWGFTGWVMSDWSAVHSTREALLAGLDMEMPDGTHFGTPLASAVRDGDVPASYVDRAARRVLGVMDRFGLLDGTAPPRPDPDARAGAAVAREVAEAGAVLLRNEHGTLPLAGGTSVAVIGPTGARPLVSGGGSAHVVPEHADSPLDALRPRAARVTYALGEDVFGRPVPASALDPGFDTEAQRVEAGRTWTYDGTLTVTDPEEWTFVLHYSGTPPLRPKVRLDGEELFPLTPGWNEYFTGGLLTHADDGLSVRRKALKLTRGAHRLTITAPGGDTGQLFRLRRVTAATRADDVAQAVRAARAARDVVLFAYEDAIEGQDRSTIALPGNQERLIEAVTAANPRTTVVLNTSSATSMPWLERTGAVLQMYYPGQEGAAATAALLYGDRDPGGRLTQSFPADDDHHPVAGDPRRYPGVDGTEAYAEGIHVGHRWYDAEDVRPLFPFGHGLSYTTFAYADPDARWRADGLDVAFTVRNTGRRDGVDVPQVYAGPSPDLPLDQPVRVLAGYRRLALRAGEERRVTVHVEPRALSSWDADAHDWVLGTGVRTLWIGASSRDPRLRTSVRVGG; translated from the coding sequence ATGACCGACACCGTCCCCCGAATCCCCCGGCGTTCCGCCCTGCGCCTGCTCGGTGGTGCGATCGCCGTCGCCGCGGCGGCCACCGGTGGTCCCACCGCGCCGCCCCGTGCCCACGCGCGGGACGGCGACGCCCCGGGCGCGGGCGCCCGCGTCGACGCGCTGCTCGCCCGGCTCACCCTCGACGAGAAGATCTCCCTGCTGCACGGCGCCACCGACCCGCGCCCGCTCGGCCAGGCCGGCTACCTGCCCGGAGTGGAGCGCCTCGGCATCCCGCCGCTGCGCCTCGCCGACGGACCGGCCGGTGTCCGCGTCACCCGGCACGCCACGGCCCTGCCCGCCCCCGTGATGCTGGCCTCCGCCTTCGACCCCGAACTGGCCCGGCGCTACGGTCAGGTCATCGGACGGGAGGGCCGCGCCCTCGGCCAGGACGTGCTGCTCTCCCCGATGGTCAACCTCATCCGCACCCCGTACGCCGGCCGCAACTTCGAGACCTTCAGCGAGGATCCGCTGCTGTCGGCCCACCTGGTCGCCGCCGAGATCGAGGGCATCCAGGGCGAGGGACTCATCGCGACCGTCAAGCACTTCGCGCTGAACAACCAGGAGCACGACCGCATGTCGGTCGACGTGCGCGTCGACGAGCGGACCCTGCACGAGACGGAGCTGCGCGGCTTCGAGGCGGCCGTCGCGGCCGGCGCAGGCGCGGTGATGGGCGCGTACAACAAGGTCAACGGCACGTTCGCCTGCGAGAACGCGGCCCTGCTCACCGGCGTCCTGCGTGAGCGGTGGGGCTTCACCGGCTGGGTCATGAGCGACTGGTCCGCCGTCCACAGCACGCGCGAGGCCCTCCTGGCGGGCCTCGACATGGAGATGCCCGACGGCACCCACTTCGGCACGCCACTCGCCTCGGCCGTGCGCGACGGCGACGTGCCCGCGTCGTACGTCGACCGGGCCGCCCGCCGCGTCCTGGGCGTCATGGACCGGTTCGGGCTGCTCGACGGCACCGCCCCGCCCCGCCCGGACCCCGACGCGCGGGCGGGCGCGGCCGTCGCCCGCGAGGTCGCCGAGGCCGGTGCCGTCCTCCTGCGCAACGAGCACGGGACGCTGCCCCTGGCCGGCGGCACGAGCGTGGCGGTGATCGGGCCGACCGGTGCCCGGCCCCTGGTCAGCGGCGGAGGCAGCGCCCACGTCGTGCCCGAGCACGCCGACAGCCCCCTGGACGCCCTGCGGCCGCGCGCCGCACGGGTGACCTACGCGCTCGGCGAGGACGTCTTCGGCCGACCGGTCCCCGCGAGCGCGCTCGACCCCGGCTTCGACACCGAGGCACAGCGCGTCGAGGCCGGCCGGACCTGGACGTACGACGGCACCCTCACCGTCACGGACCCCGAGGAGTGGACCTTCGTCCTGCACTACTCCGGCACGCCCCCGCTCCGCCCGAAGGTCCGGCTCGACGGCGAGGAACTGTTCCCTCTGACGCCCGGCTGGAACGAGTACTTCACGGGCGGCCTGCTCACCCACGCCGACGACGGCCTCTCCGTGCGCCGCAAGGCCCTGAAACTCACCAGGGGCGCGCACCGGCTGACGATCACCGCCCCGGGCGGGGACACCGGCCAGCTGTTCCGGCTGCGCCGCGTCACCGCCGCGACCCGGGCCGACGACGTCGCCCAGGCCGTACGGGCCGCCCGAGCCGCCCGGGACGTCGTCCTCTTCGCCTACGAGGACGCCATCGAGGGCCAGGACCGCAGCACCATCGCCCTGCCCGGCAACCAGGAGCGGCTGATCGAGGCCGTGACGGCGGCCAACCCGCGCACCACCGTCGTCCTCAACACCTCGTCCGCCACGTCGATGCCCTGGCTGGAGCGCACCGGGGCCGTGCTCCAGATGTACTACCCGGGCCAGGAGGGCGCCGCCGCCACCGCCGCCCTCCTGTACGGCGACCGCGACCCCGGCGGCCGCCTCACCCAGAGCTTCCCGGCCGACGACGACCACCACCCGGTGGCCGGCGACCCGCGCCGCTACCCGGGCGTCGACGGCACCGAGGCCTACGCGGAGGGCATCCACGTCGGCCACCGCTGGTACGACGCCGAGGACGTGCGGCCGCTGTTCCCCTTCGGTCACGGACTGTCCTACACGACCTTCGCCTACGCGGACCCGGACGCGCGCTGGAGGGCCGACGGCCTCGACGTCGCCTTCACGGTCCGCAACACCGGGCGGCGCGACGGCGTGGACGTGCCGCAGGTGTACGCGGGGCCCTCCCCGGACCTCCCGCTCGACCAGCCCGTACGCGTGCTGGCCGGGTACCGGCGGCTCGCGCTGCGGGCGGGGGAGGAGCGGCGCGTCACCGTGCACGTCGAGCCGCGCGCGCTGTCCTCATGGGACGCGGATGCCCACGACTGGGTGCTCGGCACCGGAGTGCGCACCCTGTGGATCGGGGCGTCCTCACGGGACCCGCGGCTGCGGACGAGCGTACGGGTGGGCGGCTGA